ATTAGATAACGTACACTTTTGCACTAGACTTATATAGAATTGTCTATCAACACTTCATTTTCAAACATGGAGTCTCTACATGTAAAAAAGAGACACAAAAATAACACAACTATCTACCAATAACAAGTCAACTTGGTCGTAAATGAATAAGTAAAAGTAAATGATTAAGTAAAAAGAAAATAAATTTATAAAAAACTATACAGAGATAGGTGTTAAAATAGTTGATTTACGATTGAGTTATTTACCAAATTGATAATTTTGACTTTGGTTTTTGGTTCATATCAGTAACCATTTTTCTATGGATCTTCATGCATGAGGACAACCGCATTTAGAGGATTCTTCATCATAATCTCGAGTACAAAGCTCTTCGAATGTTGAGGACAACCGCATTTGTATGCAAAATATCTCATTTCAATCTTCTTCTTTTACCTCGTAGACGGTGGATTTTTGACTATGTTGTTGGTCACCATTGTAGATTTTTAACATGGATTTGTTCCATCGTGCTTAATTCGTTAATTGTCTGAGCTAGTTCCTTTGCAGAATGCGCAGTGGCAAGCTCAAGCTCTAGGCCAGCTTTGGTGGCTCTACGGTTGGCGCAACAGTATCATCATATTATTTACTTCACCATTTGTATATATTTGTATATTGCATGTAACACAAAAATTAAAAAAATCTATACATGTCTATGTCAAATTTAGAAGTGTAAATAAATTCCTCTCCCGAACTTTTTGGGTCCCTACCCCTGAACTATTTCCATTTTAATTCCTCTCCTGTCCCTACCCCTGTGTTTATTTATATAAAGGAGGCTTTGGGTATCAGGACAGGCAGCAATTCAAAGAAGTTGTGCTTGTGCAGCCACACCTCTCTATCTAGCTAGCGAGTAGCTAGTTTGATTACTAGTCCCTCTCTAGCAGATTCGTTTTCTCCATATATGCTTCAGCTACATATACAGCTCTAGCAGATTGATTCAGCTAGTAGCTCTTGCCAGTACTCGTACATATATACTACTTGAATTCTTCAGTTCTTGAATTGAAGCATTCACCATATATGAACAGCTTGAGATACAATGAGTTAATGGAAACTCTTATTTCAAAATAACGTCGTTTATATATATATATATATATATATATATATATATAATATATTATGAATAACTTCACTCATCATATTGATTTTGGGTTCAGGTGATCAGGATCAGAGCTATATATATAGATCTTAAATTTGCTCACAGCTGCAGAAAGCTATGCGGGTAGCAGCAAAGAAATGGTGTTTCGCCGCCATTACCTTGGTGTTCATCATTCTTGCAGCATTGCCTCTGACTCTTCTGGTCCTCAGAGATCCAACTGAATCTTGGTATGCATGAATTTACGGCTTACCAGTTGCTTAATTTAACTCAAGGTTTCCAGTTAGTAGTATAATGAACCAGTGACTTGTAGGATGTTTAGACTTGGAGAAGATAAAGTAGCTAGAAGGTGATTTAATTAGTTCTCAATCTATATATGCATCAACACATATATGCATGCATAAATGGTCGTGTGTATAAACGTAAAATTTTAGGAAACTTACGAGTCAGTTATAATATTCTTATAGATCAAGACTTCGATCTCCTCCAATTTTACTAAAAATCGAAGATGAAATGACGAGTTACGTATATTATAAATTAACATATGAGTATACGAAATGATAGATAATTTTTTTGAGGTTAATTAGCTGATCTGATTTAATGAGCAGACTATGAAAGAATAACTGGCCGGCTACGTTATGTGGTGAAAAAACATTCTTTCAATTAGGTTGATATCCATCCTACGTAGTACATGAGAAACCAGTGAAGGATATATTTTCACAAAATATTTCGAAGAATTAAAGGATTGTGGCATAAAGGATCTGTATGGGTTGCTATTTTACAGGTCCGGCCAGAAGAATTAATACTATGAGGTCGACATGATATATATATGTACCCATCAAGCCAGCCTAGCTAGCTAGCTAGCAAGTCTTAGTCCTATGCCCAAATTAGGAGTTCAAGTATATATGGGGACATTTTTATGTGTCTTTTAAGTACAATGAAATCTGTTGTTACCTAATTCTAGATGTATTAAACTTTTAATTAAAATTCCAGCAGATTAACTTAACCTAGGAGTGGTGAGAGCTGCGTTTCATTTCTGTTTGGTTCAGCTCAATGGAAGTTGATTTTCCCTAGTCAGTTGAGTGAAGATTTCGATTCCTTGCCTACAAAATCTCTTGTTTTTTTTTTGTTTTTTTTTATCAACGAAATGATTCATTCATGAAATAGAATAACCTTACAACGATAACATGGAATATTAAGCGACCTCATTAAACCTTCCACAAACGGAGAGAAAGGGTTCCACGTTCCAAACTTTAAGCAACTAACTATTAACTTCAGAGACTAAGATTGCAAAAAGCAACTCCGGCTCCATCAACCACCAATAGGTGGGGAATGGTACGGTAGTGATAGAGCCTTCCTACAAAATTTCCTGTCAGGAGGCCAATTATGTTGTTATTATTCCTCTAAGAGCAAGTTCGGGAGACCGGGGCAATGAGTTATGACTTATGAGTTAGAATTGGTCATTATGCACTTTTAAATGGTTGTTTTAACAAATCAAGTCACAGATTTATTTTTCGCTACTATATAAATTACATAAATAATTGATTAGTACCTGCTTATACATTTATTTCTTTAAACAAAAGGACTAAAAACGATGTGTGGATATATTAGTAGGGTGAGAAGTTATCTTAACATCTGATAAGACAGAGCGTCAAAATATATAGGAATTTACTTAATTAGTTAGTGTATAACCTAAGAAGTTATCTGCATATGATATGTTATCAGTTTTCTTATCGTTTTTAATTCTTTTTTTTTTCTTTACGCGCCTATTTTTTTAATACTAAACGTACGTTGATCTTAGCATTTAGTTTAAAAAATCTATATATTTCTTTTAACACCCAATTTGATGGATAAAGCGTGTTCTCGTAATAATTGTATTAATTGATTATCAGTCTTACATATATATAAGCAAAGTAAGCAAATGAACAAATTAACCGGTAGTTATTCCAGTTGGTTGAGGTGGCTTTTGGGGTAGAAGATGACGATTGGACTTTCAAATCAAAAGCTGACATTCAACTATTACTCTTTGTTTTACAGGAAACTTACAGACACAATCCTAAGCCTATTGGGAATAATTGAATCAAAAGATTCTTCAGGAAGCTACAAGATAGACAGAGGAGACCTCTCAGTGACTCTCAACTTAAGTAGTTGTCACTCATCTTATGGAAGGCCAGATCTTCTTGTCTATTGTTGTCCCCCAAAAAGTCTAGCAGAAGAACTCGTCATTGATTTCCAATTTCCAAATCCTTTAACCCCTCTGAGAATTCGGAGGCCAGCGCACCGGGTTGGTCGTGACTTCATTGCCAAGTACAAAAAGGCTCTCTTGATCATGAAGTCACTTCCATACAGTGACCCTCGGAGTTTTCGTCGTCAAGCTGATATGCATTGCCTCTTCTGCACCGGTGCTTATGACCAGCCACATTCCTATCGCCCTGTCGACATCCATCATAAATGGTTCTTTTTCCCATGGCACCGGATGCTGCTTCACTTCCATGAACGCATTGTTGGAAGCCTCATTGGTGATGACACATTTGCTCTGCCATTTTGGAATTGGGACTCCCCTAATGGAATGGCAATGCCCGAGTGGTATATGCACTCGCCTTTCTTCGACGATCAGAGGGACGTTTCTCACTTCCCACCAAAAGTAAGTGATTTAAACTACGATTACGAGAAGACTGATGAGAATATGGAAAATAAAGAGCGAATGCACTTGAACTTAGTGTTCATGTATAACCAGATGGTGTCTGCAGCAAAGAAGCCAGAGCTGTTCATGGGGTGCCCTTATAAGAATAGCGAGGAGGGTGTTTGTGATGGACGTGGTACACTAGAAACTGCTCCTCACAACACAATGCACACTTGGGTTGGAAGCAATTTCAATGTCAGGAGGGAAGACATGGGAGCATTTTACTCTGCGGCTAGGGACCCTAGTTTCTATGCACACCACTCGAATCTAGACCGTCTTTGGGAGGTTTGGACGCAAATTCACAAGGTCGACTTGCAAACATTTGATTCTGATTGGCTCAACTCTAGTTTCTACTTCCATGATGAAAATTCACAGCTTGTGAGAATCAAAGTTCGTGATGTTTTGGATACTACAAAGTTGAGGTATGTTTACGAGGAGGTTGATCTTCCATGGCTGAATACGCGTCCAAAGCCTAACTCTTTTCCAGCTAAAATTGCCGACCATGCACTGGACTTGAGAGAAAACATAGCCATTTTGTCTGCAGAGATGGGACCAGGTGGTCAGAATCTCAACAACTCCATTACAGTGAGGGTGAGTAGGTCTAAATTTAACAGAAGAAAGGTAGAGAAAGATGTCGAGGAAGAGGTTTTGGTTGTTCATGGAATTGCTGTGAGAATTGATGAGTATGTCAAATTTGATGTGTATATAAATGTAGTCGATGAGAGCAAAATGGGACCGGGTTTCAGGGAATTTGCTGGAACCTTTGTCCACATACCTCATGGAAAGATGGATGGTGACCAAAAGACCAATCTGAAGTTTGGTATTTCAGAATTGCTTGAAGATTTGGAGGCAGATAGAGATGAGAGCATTTTGGTCACATTGCTACCCAGGACTAAATCATGCACTAACACAACAATTGATGGGATTCAGATTGAATACATGAGAGATGATTGGTGCAAAATATGACATAAGTTTTGACCTTGCACAAGTTAATATATTCATTTGACATTGTGTGATGAAGAGAAACATTTTTTTTCGGGTACTTGTTCTTTTATTCTTATAAATTTATAAAGGTTGGTATCACGGTATTGATATGTATTAATACAATATGAATAATGTTTGATAATAATTTTGATTAAAAAAAGGAAACTTCTGGCCACAGTGGCAAGGTAGAAGTTTTTCGGATATAGTAGTTGCCGCACAAAGCAGGTCACCTTAACCAGTCATACCCGTTTATGGAGATTCGGGATCTAAAGATCTCAAATTAAAGCCTTGAAAGTAGCTACTCCTATTGCAATAGTGAGCTTCCACTTTAAATCTTCGTTTTCGGGATCTAAAGAGCTAAATTTAAAGCCTTGAAAGAAGTAGCCACTCCTACTGCAATAGTGAGCTTCCACTTCACATCTTCATTTTCGAGAAGGATAATCAACTAACGCCAGTCACGCTCGTCATTGTCCACCGCACCACTTCCGTCCGCAATATGCGGGATCACCTTTTCTTGCATACAAGAACAATATATCCAGTTTGTTATTGCTCATAAATATGAACCTCAATACATAGTAGTAACTTTGAGCTGATTTAGTTAAAAAGATATAGAGGAAAGATATGGAAGAATTTAATATGGATGTAGCATCACTAGCATGAGGAAATTAAAGAGAAAACAAAATAAGTTTCAAATAGTGCTTTTACGTATTTTATTTGGGTGGGTATAAACATAATGTCCATATAGATGCAGAAAATGGGCTTGGCCCAATGGGTGGGGGTCTGTCTATGTTTTGGCTATAAATACTAGTATCCAGTTGAAACCCTAAACCCCTTACACGCTCGCCTGCTAATTCTTCTCCGCCAACACAACAACCCGTTCCTGGCTTCCAGCTCCATCGCCCTAATTTCTCTATTTGTTTTCATGCATCTTTCTCTTAGTTCTATGTTTGTTGTGTCTGTTTGTTTCTTCTATGTATCTGTTAGTTATATGCCTAAAGGTGCGATGATGATGAGAATTATAATCTTGTTAATCTGATTTTAACATGAGAAACCTTCTCATCCATTCATACTCATTCTGAGCACCCTCTCTTCTATGTATGTGTTTCATTTTCTCTTTTTTGTGTGATTGATTTCTGTGTTTATTGAGTTTCTGGGTTTTTTGTTTTTCTTTTTTGGGCAATTGTAGCAGGTATCTGACATTTCAAATCCGCTTAATTATAATGTTAATTTGGGATTTTAGTTTTGTGTTAGTGGATTGGATTTGAACCCTTAATGAATTTGTTAATTGGGTCCGATACATTGATGGAACACTGGAGGAGGGAATTCTTTAGTGAAAAAAGATTTATGTCATGAACGGAGACTATTTTGAATCTGTTCTTGAATGTTGAAAACCATCAAAGGCAAATTTGGTTACCGGACGATTTTGTCTAATGAGTTGAGTTATGGGTCTAATGAGCAAG
The window above is part of the Fragaria vesca subsp. vesca linkage group LG2, FraVesHawaii_1.0, whole genome shotgun sequence genome. Proteins encoded here:
- the LOC101299447 gene encoding polyphenol oxidase, chloroplastic-like, with the protein product MTIGLSNQKLTFNYYSLFYRKLTDTILSLLGIIESKDSSGSYKIDRGDLSVTLNLSSCHSSYGRPDLLVYCCPPKSLAEELVIDFQFPNPLTPLRIRRPAHRVGRDFIAKYKKALLIMKSLPYSDPRSFRRQADMHCLFCTGAYDQPHSYRPVDIHHKWFFFPWHRMLLHFHERIVGSLIGDDTFALPFWNWDSPNGMAMPEWYMHSPFFDDQRDVSHFPPKVSDLNYDYEKTDENMENKERMHLNLVFMYNQMVSAAKKPELFMGCPYKNSEEGVCDGRGTLETAPHNTMHTWVGSNFNVRREDMGAFYSAARDPSFYAHHSNLDRLWEVWTQIHKVDLQTFDSDWLNSSFYFHDENSQLVRIKVRDVLDTTKLRYVYEEVDLPWLNTRPKPNSFPAKIADHALDLRENIAILSAEMGPGGQNLNNSITVRVSRSKFNRRKVEKDVEEEVLVVHGIAVRIDEYVKFDVYINVVDESKMGPGFREFAGTFVHIPHGKMDGDQKTNLKFGISELLEDLEADRDESILVTLLPRTKSCTNTTIDGIQIEYMRDDWCKI